Proteins co-encoded in one Arachis hypogaea cultivar Tifrunner chromosome 13, arahy.Tifrunner.gnm2.J5K5, whole genome shotgun sequence genomic window:
- the LOC112792650 gene encoding chaperone protein dnaJ 20, chloroplastic — MRFYPGLTITPTDHRFCVPTATNPVSLRPIIGPIKSPNRVTFSFKKPRATLNGATATEDKPVTAVAELSFYELLGISESGSLMEIKQAYKQLARKYHPDVSPPGRLEEYTKRFIRVQEAYETLSDPTRRAMYDNDMARGVHFAFNARRSYHHRDQVVEHKSEWKSRWQSQLSELKRRSKSKSKDEGKNMSWAARMRQQRNESSDES, encoded by the exons ATGCGGTTCTATCCAGGCTTAACCATCACACCCACCGATCACCGCTTCTGCGTCCCAACCGCCACAAATCCCGTCTCTCTAAGGCCCATTATCGGTCCAATCAAATCCCCAAACCGAGTCACCTTCTCCTTCAAGAAGCCCAGGGCCACCCTCAACGGCGCCACTGCCACCGAGGATAAGCCAGTGACGGCGGTTGCGGAGCTGAGCTTCTACGAGCTTCTAGGGATTTCGGAATCGGGGTCGCTGATGGAGATAAAGCAAGCGTACAAGCAACTCGCAAGAAAGTACCACCCGGATGTGTCTCCACCGGGTCGGCTCGAAGAGTACACGAAGCGGTTCATTCGGGTCCAAGAGGCTTATGAAACCCTCTCGGATCCCACTAGGAGAGCCATGTATGATAACGACATGGCTAGGGGAGTTCACTTCGCCTTCAATGCTCGTAGAAGTTACCACCACCGTGATCAG GTGGTTGAACATAAGAGCGAGTGGAAATCTCGTTGGCAATCACAACTTTCTGAGCTGAAAAGAAGAAGTAAGAGCAAGAGCAAGGATGAAGGGAAGAACATGTCATGGGCAGCAAGAATGCGCCAACAAAGAAATGAATCATCAGATGAATCATGA